A single genomic interval of Eurosta solidaginis isolate ZX-2024a chromosome 3, ASM4086904v1, whole genome shotgun sequence harbors:
- the LOC137246053 gene encoding uncharacterized protein codes for MLLKLRHASIPLFGFGCVVAFIAHIKSVEIITCIDCNESITLKRLRYLEEQDLTYLFRERKLGEKVEFRFKLQQWKIANGYADVKACDTISVDTTFLEDIENSPYLNCSQSTSTSSKVINDLHGYRGSINIQSVLASHPNGYYVNQTYKATGKLNDAARKILIDSIITWHLKHKIKIGRKEFEHISIQIEGTFNDDKAIYFNLIGSRPSGRLYDKYYNTAKRLKRTGELVYERNNIGGESPKADISNCGEETEIAKAQDWLKIFTEPWNEVQENWRTCFKKRRQEILSTNGTQSSTINVLQNWKLFSHSLGYNLIQIDFSYLHPHSTSIVDKWKTFNLKIIPLLNAKLTDPAHLQQLETIKSQDKGSEQLIALLLHVLLRPTIKRKANTTRKIYRSTIKDSQMSFILHVVTANDVENCLNKLKTSLFDRGETLQPIIIAVGYNLCDAKFYVYFDEIKYEMPCFLSWSHTNLLLWLGQPTSHG; via the exons ATGCTGTTGAAACTGCGTCATGCAAGCATTCCGTTATTTGGCTTTGGttgtgttgttgcttttattGCTCACATAAAAAGTGTGGAAATAATTACATGCATCGATTGTA ATGAATCTATTACACTTAAACGGCTAAGATATTTGGAAGAGCAGGACTTGACATACTTATTCCGGGAACGTAAATTAGGAGAAAAAGTGGAGTTTCGTTTCAAGCTTCAGCAATGGAAAATCGCAAAT ggATATGCTGATGTTAAAGCCTGCGATACAATATCTGTTGATACGACTTTCCTGGAAGACATTGAAAATTCACCATATTTAAACTGCAGCCAATCAACAAGCACTTCTTCAAAAGTTATCAACGATCTTCATGGGTACCGCGGCTCCATT aaTATTCAATCAGTATTGGCAAGTCATCCAAATGGATACTATGTCAATCAGACTTACAAAGCCACTGGAAAACTGAACGACGCAGCACGTAAAATTCTAATAGATTCTATAATAACTTGGCacttaaaacataaaataaaaattggcagaaaagAATTTGAGCACATATCTATTCAAATTGAAGGAACATTCAATGACGACAAG GCaatatactttaatttaattGGATCGCGGCCTTCAGGAAGATTGTATGACAAATATTATAATACTGCAAAACGCTTAAAGAGAACGGGTGAACTTGTTTATGAGAGAAACAATATAGGTGGTGAATCCCCAAAAGCTGATATTTCAAACTGTGGAGAAGAAACAG AAATTGCCAAGGCTCAAGATTGGTTAAAAATTTTTACGGAGCCGTGGAATGAGGTGCAGGAAAATTGGCGGACGTGTTTCAAAAAACGAAGACAAGAAATTTTAAGCACAAACGGTACACAAAGCAGCACTATTAACGTCTTACAAAATTGGAAACTCTTTTCACATTCATTGGGCTATAATCTG ATTCAAATCGATTTTAGTTATTTGCATCCACATTCGACATCTATCGTCGATAAATGGAAAACCTTTAATCTCAAGATTATCCCATTGCTAAATGCAAAGTTGACGGATCCGGCGCACTTGCAACAATTGGAAACAATAAAATCACAAGATAAAG GTTCAGAACAGCTCATTGCACTACTGCTACATGTTTTGCTACGTCCAACAATAAAACGAAAAGCAAATACCACAAGAAAGATTTACCGGTCCACTATCAAAGATTCGCAAATGTCATTTATTCTTCATGTTGTTACGGCAAATGATGTTGAAAACTGTTTAAACAAGCTGAAGACTTCTCTCTTTGATCGCGGTGAGACCTTACAACCAATAATTATTGCAGTTGGCTATAATTTATGTGacgctaagttttatgtttactTTGATGAAATCAAGTATGAGATGCCTTGTTTTTTAA GTTGGAGCCATACGAACCTACTTTTATGGTTAGGTCAACCAACTTCACATGGTTAA